The genomic region ACTCCATGTTTGATTGTCACAATTGTTCGCAGTATCTGTATAGTCTATATAGTATATAGTTAGTGGATCGGTAGCACTTCCGTTTCCACTAACAGGTGTTATTCCTGCGGCGGCCACACCTCCATATCCTGCTTTTCTTAAATCTGAATCTATGATTTCTACAACATTAAATACAGATATGTTGCCTCTGGAGGTTTTCATGGTCGTATCAAGCTGCTTGTATCCATAAGAGAAAAAAATAACAGCAGCAGCCATAATGATGATGCCTATCACCATGGCTACTACAACTT from Desulfurobacterium sp. TC5-1 harbors:
- a CDS encoding prepilin-type N-terminal cleavage/methylation domain-containing protein: MKTSRSGFTLLEVVVAMVIGIIIMAAAVIFFSYGYKQLDTTMKTSRGNISVFNVVEIIDSDLRKAGYGGVAAAGITPVSGNGSATDPLTIYYIDYTDTANNCDNQTWSTANPVCKYKIEYYLNSNNIIRRVYQNATGTGTGASMFDSNIVTVDTFNVTVDSTNHTVSYTISGKVKDKSFTIGDEVICRNW